In Toxotes jaculatrix isolate fToxJac2 chromosome 20, fToxJac2.pri, whole genome shotgun sequence, the following proteins share a genomic window:
- the crygn2 gene encoding gamma-crystallin N-B: MISQDQWVEPSTSQAKHILLRQHTHTHTHTQQNQQTHQDEEKVPRQQKPLKPRLLSAGPGPHPSLAPRSPPAIYIGVSNFFSVTLCVWLWARLDDIQWVNMSQYSGKITFYEGKCFTGRKLEVRGDCDNFQDRGFMNRVNSIRVESGAWICYDHPDFKGQQYILEHGEYPEFQRWNSHNDHMGSCKPIRMHGEHYRIELFEGCNFSGQCVDICDDCPFLQSRGFSKNCINSVKVYGDGAWVMYEEPNFRGRMYIVERGDYCSHNEWQAQNPNIQSIRRVVNYF, encoded by the exons ATGATCAGCCAGGACCAGTGGGTCGAACCATCCACCT CTCAGGCCAAGCACATTCTATtgaggcaacacacacacacacacacacacacacagcagaatcAGCAGACACATCAGGATGAAGAGAAAGTGCCGAGGCAGCAGAAACCTTTAAAGCCTCGTCTTTTGTCCGCTGGGCCTGGACCTCACCCCTCACTTGCCCCTCGCTCGCCCCCTGCCATATATATTGGGGTGTCCAACTTTTTCTctgttacactgtgtgtgtggttgtgggcCAGGTTGGACGACATCCAGTGGGTAAACATGTCGCAGTACTCTGGAAAG ATTACCTTCTATGAGGGGAAGTGCTTCACCGGCAGGAAGCTGGAGGTCAGAGGAGACTGTGATAACTTCCAGGACCGTGGCTTCATGAACAg ggtgAACTCCATCCGTGTGGAGAGCGGAGCCTGGATCTGCTACGACCACCCCGACTTTAAGGGCCAGCAGTACATCCTGGAGCACGGAGAGTATCCCGAGTTTCAGAGGTGGAACTCCCACAACGACCACATGGGATCCTGCAAGCCCATCCGCATG CACGGAGAGCACTACCGCATCGAGCTGTTCGAGGGCTGTAACTTCTCCGGTCAGTGTGTGGACATCTGCGACGACTGTCCCTTCCTGCAGAGCCGCGGATTCTCCAAGAACTGCATCAACTCCGTCAAGGTCTACGGAGACGGAGC CTGGGTCATGTACGAGGAGCCAAACTTCCGCGGTCGCATGTACATCGTGGAGCGTGGAGACTACTGCAGCCATAATGAGTGGCAGGCCCAGAACCCCAACATCCAGTCCATCCGCAGAGTCGTCAACTACTTCTAA